From a single Nitrogeniibacter mangrovi genomic region:
- a CDS encoding FTR1 family iron permease, whose amino-acid sequence MFASAVIVFRETLEAALLLGIIAAAARALPHRNRWLLAGVLAGLAGSVAVAALTGTIAEMADGIGQELFNATVLGLAVLMLAWHNIWMSRHAREMVQGARAVVGAVEHGERDLSAIAIVVALAILREGSETVLFLFGLASGGAPLAQLAGGGMLGLAAGVGAGYALYAGLLRIPVRHFFSVTAALVLVLAAGMAGQMARFLVQGDVLPALASPLWDTSTWLPVDSAVGAVLHVLAGYDARPSGMQALFYGVVLVSILVGMRLARPAPRPVPG is encoded by the coding sequence ATGTTCGCATCCGCCGTCATCGTCTTTCGTGAAACCCTGGAAGCCGCGCTGCTGCTCGGCATCATCGCCGCGGCCGCGCGTGCCCTGCCGCATCGCAACCGGTGGCTGCTGGCCGGGGTGCTGGCCGGGCTGGCCGGTTCGGTGGCGGTGGCGGCGCTGACCGGCACCATCGCCGAGATGGCCGACGGCATCGGCCAGGAGCTGTTCAACGCAACCGTGCTGGGTCTGGCCGTGCTGATGCTCGCCTGGCACAACATCTGGATGTCGCGTCACGCCAGGGAGATGGTGCAGGGGGCCCGGGCAGTCGTCGGGGCGGTCGAGCACGGCGAGCGCGATCTGTCGGCGATCGCCATCGTGGTGGCGCTGGCGATCCTGCGCGAAGGGTCCGAAACGGTCCTGTTCCTGTTCGGGCTGGCCTCCGGTGGCGCGCCGCTGGCGCAACTGGCCGGTGGCGGCATGCTCGGGTTGGCGGCCGGTGTCGGTGCGGGATACGCCCTGTATGCCGGCCTGCTGCGGATTCCGGTGCGCCATTTCTTCTCCGTGACCGCCGCGCTGGTGCTCGTGCTCGCCGCCGGGATGGCTGGCCAGATGGCCCGGTTCCTCGTCCAGGGGGATGTGTTGCCGGCGCTGGCAAGTCCGTTGTGGGATACCTCCACCTGGCTGCCGGTCGATTCCGCCGTGGGCGCGGTCCTGCATGTGCTGGCCGGCTACGACGCCCGTCCCAGTGGCATGCAGGCGCTGTTCTATGGCGTGGTGCTGGTCAGCATTCTCGTCGGCATGCGCCTTGCCCGACCGGCGCCGCGCCCGGTGCCCGGCTGA
- the metK gene encoding methionine adenosyltransferase, whose product MAKEFLFTSESVSEGHPDKVADQVSDSILDAILAEDPAGRVACETLVSTGLVVISGEITTTAHINYREVAQEAIRRIGYDDSSIGFDYKSCAILTAINRQSPDIAQGVDHAHDDNLDQGAGDQGLMFGYACNETPSLMPLPIYYAHRIMQRQAELRKDGRLAWLRPDAKSQLTVKYVDGKPTAIDTVVVSTQHAPEISHAQLSEAVIEEVIKPVLPKELMGENVRYLINPTGRFVVGGPHGDCGLTGRKIIVDTYGGAAHHGGGAFSGKDPSKVDRSAAYAGRYVAKNIVAAGLADKCEVQVAYAIGVAQPVSLMVNTFGTGRIDEARIEALVREHFDLRPKGIVQALDLLRPIYAKTAAYGHFGREEPEFSWEATDKAEALRAGAGL is encoded by the coding sequence ATGGCCAAGGAATTCCTCTTCACCTCCGAGTCGGTCTCGGAAGGTCACCCGGACAAGGTCGCCGACCAGGTCTCCGACAGCATCCTCGACGCCATCCTCGCCGAAGACCCGGCCGGTCGCGTCGCCTGCGAAACCCTGGTGTCCACGGGCCTCGTCGTCATCTCCGGCGAGATCACCACCACCGCGCACATCAACTATCGCGAGGTCGCGCAGGAGGCCATCCGCCGCATCGGCTACGACGACTCGTCCATCGGCTTCGACTACAAGTCCTGCGCCATCCTCACCGCCATCAACCGCCAGTCGCCCGACATCGCCCAGGGCGTGGATCATGCCCACGACGACAACCTCGACCAGGGTGCCGGCGACCAGGGCCTGATGTTCGGCTACGCCTGCAACGAGACCCCCAGCCTGATGCCGCTGCCCATCTACTATGCGCACCGGATCATGCAGCGCCAGGCAGAGCTGCGCAAGGACGGCCGCCTGGCGTGGCTGCGCCCCGACGCCAAGAGCCAGCTCACCGTCAAATACGTGGACGGCAAGCCGACCGCCATCGACACCGTCGTGGTCTCCACCCAGCACGCCCCCGAGATCTCCCACGCCCAGCTCTCCGAGGCGGTGATCGAGGAAGTGATCAAGCCGGTGCTGCCCAAGGAACTGATGGGCGAGAACGTGCGCTACCTGATCAACCCCACCGGCCGCTTCGTGGTCGGCGGCCCGCACGGCGACTGCGGCCTGACCGGCCGCAAGATCATCGTCGACACCTACGGCGGCGCCGCCCACCATGGCGGTGGCGCCTTCTCCGGCAAGGACCCGTCCAAGGTGGACCGCTCGGCCGCCTATGCCGGCCGCTACGTGGCCAAGAACATCGTCGCCGCCGGTCTGGCCGACAAGTGCGAGGTCCAGGTCGCCTACGCCATCGGCGTCGCCCAGCCGGTGTCGCTGATGGTCAACACCTTCGGCACCGGCAGGATCGACGAAGCGCGCATCGAAGCGCTGGTGCGCGAGCACTTCGACCTGCGCCCGAAAGGCATCGTGCAGGCCCTCGACCTGCTGCGCCCGATCTACGCCAAGACCGCCGCCTACGGCCACTTCGGCCGCGAGGAGCCGGAATTCTCGTGGGAAGCGACCGACAAGGCGGAGGCCTTGCGCGCCGGCGCCGGACTCTGA
- a CDS encoding lysophospholipid acyltransferase family protein → MLTLVIARLIAALPLAWVHRLGALLGWIVYASSPKYRERLKGNLALALGEAAERVRPGAIAEAGKQSLELPWILLRTHEEVVAKVVRVSGWAQVEAAEAAGEGILFLTPHLGCFEITAQHFADHAPVTVLYRPPNFEALVPLIEAGRQRALMAIAPANVTGVRKLIRALRQHQAIGILPDQTPDEGEGIWSPFFGRQAWTMTLAARMSEVSHVRVLSIWAERLPRGEGYHVHITAPREAIEGDTEARVHAINREMEHLIRACPAQYLWGYHRYRRPRGVPPRPEDAA, encoded by the coding sequence GTGCTCACGCTTGTCATCGCCCGTCTCATCGCTGCCCTGCCACTGGCCTGGGTGCACCGCCTCGGTGCACTGCTGGGCTGGATCGTCTATGCCAGCTCGCCCAAGTATCGCGAACGGCTCAAGGGCAACCTGGCGCTGGCGCTGGGAGAGGCGGCGGAGCGGGTGCGTCCCGGGGCCATCGCCGAGGCGGGCAAGCAATCGCTCGAGCTGCCGTGGATCCTGCTGCGCACCCATGAGGAAGTGGTGGCCAAGGTGGTCCGGGTGAGCGGTTGGGCGCAGGTGGAAGCGGCCGAGGCGGCGGGCGAGGGCATCCTGTTCCTGACCCCGCATCTGGGCTGCTTCGAGATCACCGCCCAGCATTTCGCCGACCACGCGCCGGTCACGGTGCTGTACCGTCCGCCCAATTTCGAGGCCCTGGTGCCGCTGATCGAGGCCGGGCGCCAGCGGGCGCTGATGGCCATCGCGCCGGCCAACGTCACCGGGGTGCGCAAGCTCATCCGTGCGCTGCGCCAGCATCAGGCCATCGGCATCCTGCCCGACCAGACCCCCGACGAGGGCGAAGGCATCTGGTCACCCTTCTTCGGGCGCCAGGCCTGGACCATGACGCTGGCGGCGCGCATGTCCGAGGTCAGCCATGTGCGCGTGCTGTCCATCTGGGCGGAGCGGCTGCCGCGCGGCGAGGGCTATCACGTTCACATCACCGCGCCGCGCGAGGCGATCGAGGGCGACACCGAGGCGCGGGTCCACGCCATCAACCGGGAAATGGAACATCTGATCCGCGCCTGCCCGGCCCAGTACCTGTGGGGCTATCACCGCTATCGTCGCCCGCGCGGTGTGCCCCCGCGACCGGAGGATGCGGCATGA
- a CDS encoding lysophospholipid acyltransferase family protein, whose protein sequence is MSRLFIALLWLLHWLPLSVLSRIGEGFGLLLYALVGRRRRIVKTNLSNCFPDLDEDGLHRLTRAHFRMLGRSFLERGLQWWAPRERLERLVHLHGAEHVRRLLDEGTPVILMVPHFVGLDMGGLAISMHFDVVNIYARQSNKVIDRWLYHGRSRFGHQILLPRDESIRSVVREMKAGRPFFYLPDMDHGRKDSVFVPFFGIQAATITGLPRFARMAKAKVVPVSSRFLPGGQGYEITLGEPWADYPSGDLEADVACMNARIEAMVRPMPEQYYWVHRRFKTRPEGERGFY, encoded by the coding sequence ATGAGCCGTCTGTTCATCGCCTTGCTGTGGCTGCTGCACTGGCTGCCGCTGAGCGTGCTCTCGCGTATCGGCGAAGGCTTCGGGTTGCTGCTGTATGCCCTGGTCGGACGTCGGCGCCGGATCGTCAAGACGAACCTGTCCAACTGCTTTCCGGACCTGGACGAAGATGGCCTGCATCGCCTCACGCGGGCGCATTTCCGCATGCTCGGGCGCAGCTTTCTGGAGCGCGGTCTGCAATGGTGGGCGCCGCGCGAGCGCCTGGAGCGGCTCGTACACCTGCATGGGGCCGAGCATGTGCGCCGCCTGCTCGACGAGGGCACGCCGGTGATTCTCATGGTGCCGCACTTCGTCGGCCTCGACATGGGCGGGCTGGCCATCTCCATGCACTTCGACGTGGTGAACATCTACGCGCGCCAGAGCAACAAGGTCATCGATCGCTGGCTCTACCATGGTCGATCGCGCTTCGGTCACCAGATCCTGCTGCCGCGCGACGAGAGCATCCGCTCCGTGGTGCGCGAGATGAAGGCCGGCCGGCCGTTCTTCTATCTGCCGGACATGGATCACGGGCGCAAGGACTCGGTGTTCGTGCCCTTCTTCGGCATCCAGGCCGCCACCATCACCGGGCTGCCGCGCTTCGCCCGCATGGCCAAGGCGAAGGTGGTGCCGGTGAGCTCGCGCTTCCTGCCCGGCGGGCAAGGCTACGAGATCACCCTGGGCGAGCCGTGGGCCGATTACCCGAGCGGGGATCTGGAGGCCGACGTGGCCTGCATGAACGCCCGGATCGAGGCCATGGTGCGCCCCATGCCCGAGCAGTACTACTGGGTGCACCGGCGCTTCAAGACGCGCCCGGAAGGGGAGCGGGGCTTTTACTGA
- the dapF gene encoding diaminopimelate epimerase has protein sequence MRLPFSKMHGLGNDFVVLDATAAPIELTAERVRFLADRHFGVGCDQLLVVEPASRPDVDFRYRIFNADGGEVEQCGNGARCFVRFVHDKGLTDKTAIRVETRSGIIEPRLEADGSVTVDMGVPELEPARIPFDSGSDAVVQPLQVGDTMVPITAVSMGNPHAVQVVADVDAAPVATQGPAIESHPRFPARVNAGFMEVVDAHTIRLRVYERGAGETLACGTGACAAVVAGVLRGLLESPVRVHTRGGELSIAWQGRGTPVMMTGPAVRVFDAEIELD, from the coding sequence ATGCGCCTTCCGTTTTCCAAGATGCACGGCCTGGGCAACGATTTCGTGGTCCTCGACGCCACCGCCGCGCCCATCGAGCTGACCGCCGAGCGGGTCCGCTTTCTCGCCGACCGCCATTTCGGCGTCGGCTGCGACCAGCTGCTCGTGGTCGAGCCGGCCTCGCGCCCGGACGTGGATTTCCGCTACCGCATCTTCAATGCGGACGGCGGCGAGGTGGAGCAGTGCGGCAACGGTGCGCGCTGCTTCGTGCGTTTCGTGCACGACAAGGGGCTCACCGACAAGACCGCGATCCGGGTCGAGACCCGTTCCGGCATCATCGAACCGCGCCTCGAGGCCGACGGCTCGGTGACCGTCGACATGGGCGTGCCCGAGCTGGAGCCGGCGCGCATCCCCTTCGACTCCGGTTCCGACGCCGTGGTGCAGCCGCTGCAGGTGGGTGACACCATGGTGCCCATCACCGCGGTGAGCATGGGCAATCCGCATGCGGTGCAGGTGGTGGCCGACGTGGACGCGGCGCCGGTGGCGACCCAGGGGCCGGCCATCGAGTCCCATCCGCGCTTCCCGGCGCGGGTCAATGCCGGCTTCATGGAAGTGGTCGACGCCCACACCATCCGCCTGCGGGTGTACGAGCGCGGCGCCGGCGAGACGCTGGCCTGCGGCACCGGCGCCTGTGCCGCCGTGGTGGCGGGCGTCCTGCGCGGCCTGCTGGAGAGCCCGGTGCGGGTGCACACCCGCGGGGGCGAGCTGAGCATCGCCTGGCAGGGGCGGGGCACGCCGGTCATGATGACCGGGCCCGCGGTGCGGGTCTTCGACGCCGAGATCGAACTGGACTGA
- a CDS encoding DUF484 family protein, producing the protein MNTDDVVRFLHENPDFFEENAEVLGALNAVHPQRGDAISLTERQLHALREKIRQLEGKLAELIRFGEENDEISEKVHRMVLSLLDSENFEAAREAVFTHLREDFAVPHVAMRIWNSVLQRETIEFAPVSEDVRFYAGDLKHPYCGAPGNLEIIDWFGEAAPHVRSVALVPLMRDGRAFGMLAMGSEDAERFYAEMGTLYVTRIGDMVSAVMRSHLG; encoded by the coding sequence ATGAACACCGACGACGTTGTCCGATTCCTGCACGAGAATCCCGACTTTTTCGAAGAAAACGCCGAGGTGCTCGGTGCGCTCAACGCGGTCCATCCGCAGCGCGGCGACGCCATCTCGCTCACCGAGCGCCAGCTCCATGCGCTGCGCGAGAAGATCCGCCAGCTCGAGGGCAAGCTCGCCGAGCTGATCCGCTTCGGCGAGGAGAACGACGAGATCAGCGAAAAGGTGCACCGCATGGTGCTCTCGCTGCTCGATTCGGAAAACTTCGAGGCGGCGCGTGAGGCGGTGTTCACCCACCTGCGCGAGGACTTCGCCGTCCCCCATGTGGCCATGCGCATCTGGAACAGCGTGCTCCAGCGCGAGACCATCGAGTTCGCGCCGGTGTCCGAGGACGTGCGCTTCTACGCCGGCGACCTCAAGCATCCCTACTGCGGCGCGCCCGGCAATCTGGAGATCATCGACTGGTTCGGCGAGGCCGCGCCGCATGTGCGCTCGGTGGCGCTGGTGCCGCTGATGCGCGACGGCCGCGCCTTCGGCATGCTGGCCATGGGCAGCGAGGACGCCGAGCGTTTCTATGCGGAAATGGGCACCCTCTACGTGACCCGCATCGGCGACATGGTCAGCGCCGTCATGCGCAGCCATCTGGGGTAA
- the xerC gene encoding tyrosine recombinase XerC, with protein sequence MAEGLPPGFEAQIAAYLDYLRAQRRASAHTLSNYRRDLNRLVELAGGRGPETVTTAQIRGFAGRLHAGGLAPRSVARALSAWRGFFRWRVRQHGAALNPVEGIRPPKAARPLPKSLGPDAVGALLDAPVENDLDVRDRAMFELLYSSGLRLAELLALDLDARLDLAAGEATVTGKRGKTRIVPIGRAALEALAAWLPLRATLVAADEPALFVTRTGTRLSQGAVRSRLDRWVLRHGGGTHVHPHMLRHSFASHVLQSSGDLRAVQEMLGHASIQSTQVYTHLDFQHLAKVYDQAHPRAKKRS encoded by the coding sequence GTGGCCGAGGGCCTTCCGCCCGGCTTCGAGGCGCAGATCGCCGCCTATCTCGACTATCTGCGTGCCCAGCGTCGCGCCAGCGCGCACACGCTGAGCAACTACCGCCGCGATCTGAACCGGTTGGTCGAGCTGGCCGGCGGTCGCGGGCCGGAGACGGTCACCACGGCCCAGATCCGGGGCTTCGCCGGCCGCCTCCATGCCGGCGGGCTCGCACCGCGTTCGGTGGCGCGGGCGCTGTCGGCATGGCGCGGCTTCTTCCGCTGGCGGGTGCGCCAGCACGGCGCCGCGCTCAACCCGGTCGAAGGCATCCGCCCGCCCAAGGCGGCGCGGCCCCTGCCCAAGAGCCTGGGGCCCGACGCGGTCGGTGCCCTGCTGGACGCCCCGGTCGAGAACGATCTCGACGTGCGCGACCGCGCCATGTTCGAGCTGCTGTACTCCTCCGGCCTGCGTCTGGCCGAACTGCTCGCGCTCGATCTCGATGCCCGCCTCGATCTGGCGGCGGGCGAGGCCACCGTGACCGGCAAGCGCGGCAAGACCCGGATCGTGCCCATCGGCCGCGCCGCGCTCGAGGCCCTGGCGGCATGGCTGCCGCTGCGCGCCACCCTGGTGGCGGCCGACGAGCCCGCGCTGTTCGTCACCCGCACCGGCACGCGCCTGTCGCAGGGCGCGGTGCGCAGCCGGCTCGACCGCTGGGTGCTGCGCCACGGCGGGGGCACGCATGTCCATCCCCACATGCTGCGCCACAGCTTCGCCAGTCATGTGCTGCAGTCCAGCGGCGATCTGCGTGCGGTGCAGGAGATGCTCGGCCACGCCAGCATCCAGAGCACCCAGGTCTACACCCACCTGGACTTCCAGCATCTGGCCAAGGTGTACGACCAGGCCCATCCGCGCGCCAAGAAGCGCTCCTGA
- a CDS encoding DUF2242 domain-containing protein, protein MPRRLMTAVALAALLGLGACSSAMYRQESFRENSPFEARFTTDPAATCEAARRTLLSQGYAVSSTDETSISGSKAFQPDEDEHVVLDVTVVCAPIAHGSVAYANAVETEYALKEKSDSAGLSVSRIGSISLPWGSSKESLVKVGAQTVTDPAFYTRFFTLMGQHAPRMAPPPRR, encoded by the coding sequence ATGCCACGCCGCCTGATGACCGCCGTCGCACTGGCCGCCCTGCTCGGGCTCGGCGCCTGCAGCAGCGCCATGTACCGCCAGGAAAGCTTCCGGGAGAATTCGCCCTTTGAGGCGCGCTTCACCACCGACCCGGCGGCCACCTGCGAAGCGGCCCGGCGCACCCTGCTCAGCCAGGGCTACGCGGTGTCGAGTACGGACGAGACTTCGATCAGCGGCAGCAAGGCGTTCCAGCCCGACGAGGACGAACACGTGGTGCTCGACGTGACCGTGGTGTGCGCCCCGATCGCGCACGGCAGCGTCGCCTACGCCAACGCCGTGGAGACCGAATACGCGCTCAAGGAGAAGTCCGATTCGGCCGGGCTGAGCGTCTCGCGCATCGGCTCCATCTCCCTGCCCTGGGGCTCGAGCAAGGAGTCGCTGGTCAAGGTGGGCGCCCAGACGGTCACCGATCCGGCCTTCTACACCCGCTTCTTCACCCTCATGGGGCAGCACGCCCCGCGCATGGCGCCGCCGCCCCGGCGCTGA
- a CDS encoding class I SAM-dependent rRNA methyltransferase has translation MAQLILKPGKERALLRRHPWIYDSAVARLEGRARAGDTVAVLTDGGKALGKAAWSPDSKIRARMWSFDPEAVIDHAFFKRAVAAAVARRATHPWLAKQDGVRLIHGESDGLPGVVVDRFGAVVVMQLTSAGADKWRAAIVDALVQATGCAAVYERSDSDVRGREGLEPVTGCVHGELPDTLTIEEHGIRMEVDVVGGHKTGFYLDQRDNRRLTRDLAAGRRVLNCFCYTGGFSLQALAGGAASVLSIDSSAPALATAARNLALNPALPAERAAWQEADVFAALRQLRDAGERFDLIILDPPKFAPSAAHAERAARAYKDINLLGFRLLDPGGMLMTYSCSGGIGVELFHKIIAGAAADAGVDARILHRLAAAPDHPVGLAVPEGEYLKGLACQVG, from the coding sequence ATGGCCCAGCTCATCCTCAAGCCCGGCAAGGAACGCGCGCTGTTGCGCCGGCATCCGTGGATCTACGACTCGGCCGTGGCCCGGCTCGAGGGCCGCGCGCGCGCCGGCGACACGGTCGCCGTGCTCACCGACGGCGGCAAGGCGCTCGGCAAGGCCGCCTGGTCTCCCGACTCGAAGATCCGCGCGCGCATGTGGAGCTTCGACCCCGAGGCGGTCATCGATCACGCCTTCTTCAAGCGCGCGGTGGCGGCCGCGGTGGCCCGGCGCGCGACGCATCCGTGGCTGGCGAAGCAGGATGGCGTGCGCCTCATCCATGGCGAATCGGACGGCCTGCCCGGGGTGGTGGTGGATCGCTTCGGCGCGGTGGTGGTGATGCAGCTGACCAGCGCCGGCGCCGACAAGTGGCGCGCGGCCATCGTCGATGCGCTGGTGCAGGCCACCGGCTGTGCCGCGGTGTACGAGCGCTCCGACTCCGATGTGCGCGGTCGCGAGGGGCTCGAGCCGGTCACCGGCTGTGTCCATGGCGAGTTGCCCGACACCCTCACCATCGAGGAACACGGCATCCGCATGGAGGTGGACGTGGTCGGCGGCCACAAGACCGGCTTCTACCTCGACCAGCGTGACAACCGCCGCCTTACCCGCGACCTGGCGGCGGGGCGCCGGGTGCTCAACTGCTTCTGCTACACCGGCGGCTTCAGCCTCCAGGCGCTGGCCGGCGGGGCCGCCTCGGTGCTGTCCATCGATTCTTCCGCCCCGGCGCTGGCCACCGCGGCGCGCAATCTGGCGCTCAACCCGGCGCTGCCGGCCGAGCGGGCCGCCTGGCAGGAGGCCGATGTGTTCGCCGCCCTGCGCCAGCTGCGCGACGCCGGCGAGCGCTTCGACCTGATCATCCTCGATCCGCCCAAGTTCGCCCCCTCGGCCGCCCATGCCGAACGGGCCGCGCGCGCCTACAAGGACATCAACCTGCTCGGCTTCCGCCTGCTCGACCCGGGCGGAATGCTCATGACCTACTCGTGCTCGGGCGGGATCGGCGTGGAGTTGTTCCACAAGATCATCGCCGGCGCGGCGGCCGATGCCGGCGTCGATGCGCGCATCCTCCATCGGCTCGCCGCGGCGCCGGATCATCCGGTCGGCCTGGCGGTGCCGGAGGGCGAGTATCTCAAGGGGCTGGCCTGCCAGGTCGGGTGA
- a CDS encoding DUF2249 domain-containing protein: MDGLSLLNERVFGFDARGVAKRFRHASIFGALESLTDGETMRFVNDHDPLPLLDQIRARYGNQVGIQYQAREAGNIVIDFTIQLAAAAEPAAEAAPAGGCGGGGGGCGCSGG, from the coding sequence ATGGACGGACTTTCCCTGCTCAACGAGCGCGTGTTCGGCTTTGACGCCCGCGGCGTCGCCAAGCGCTTTCGCCATGCCTCGATCTTCGGTGCGCTCGAGTCGCTCACCGACGGCGAGACCATGCGCTTCGTGAACGACCACGACCCGCTGCCGCTGCTCGACCAGATCCGCGCCCGCTACGGCAATCAGGTCGGCATCCAGTACCAGGCGCGCGAGGCCGGCAACATCGTCATCGATTTCACCATCCAGCTGGCCGCGGCAGCCGAGCCCGCCGCCGAGGCCGCACCGGCCGGCGGCTGTGGCGGTGGCGGTGGTGGCTGCGGCTGCTCGGGCGGCTGA
- a CDS encoding YMGG-like glycine zipper-containing protein, protein MSVFAQCCGPARLVAGLCVAILSGCATPRTSPPSVPAAAQAPAVIAYPARGQSDRRARQDRYECHLWAVQESGYDPATATASARPAPRVIAEPPPGTGTVTGAVAGAVIGAAVANPHHTGDGAAVGAVVGALAGAGADASRQARADAIQAEYDARAARSAATEDRRAEAYRRAISACLDARGYRVR, encoded by the coding sequence ATGTCGGTGTTCGCACAATGCTGTGGTCCGGCACGACTCGTCGCGGGGCTCTGCGTCGCCATCCTGAGCGGGTGTGCGACGCCGCGTACCTCGCCGCCGAGCGTGCCTGCGGCGGCCCAGGCGCCGGCCGTGATCGCCTATCCGGCGCGCGGCCAGAGCGACCGGCGGGCGCGGCAGGACCGCTACGAGTGCCACCTGTGGGCCGTGCAGGAAAGCGGCTATGACCCCGCCACCGCGACGGCCTCCGCCCGACCGGCGCCACGGGTCATCGCCGAACCGCCGCCGGGCACCGGCACGGTCACCGGCGCGGTGGCCGGGGCCGTGATCGGCGCGGCGGTCGCCAACCCCCACCACACCGGTGACGGGGCGGCCGTGGGCGCGGTCGTCGGTGCCCTCGCCGGTGCGGGCGCGGACGCCTCGCGCCAGGCTCGGGCCGACGCGATCCAGGCCGAATACGATGCCCGGGCGGCGCGCAGCGCGGCGACCGAGGACCGGCGTGCAGAGGCCTACCGGCGTGCGATCTCCGCTTGTCTGGATGCCCGCGGCTACCGCGTGCGCTGA
- a CDS encoding DUF6515 family protein yields MKSVLRRLAALAALLMAAASAVPALADPPDRRHERDRPSTRHDDRARDAYRYPYRGAVVPRIPPGHRVYTYRGHPYHYHDGIWYRPFGSRFMVVLPPVGLVVPILPSGAVVLTIGGIPYYRYGDVYYVHEHDGYRVVDPPESATSAPAAGSDELFVYPRNGQSGKTQATDRFECHEWASGQTGYDPTLSGGGVGEDARSARRADYLRAMTACLEGRGYSVR; encoded by the coding sequence ATGAAAAGTGTTCTTCGTCGGCTGGCCGCCCTGGCCGCCCTGCTGATGGCCGCGGCGAGCGCAGTGCCCGCGCTGGCCGATCCCCCCGACCGGCGCCATGAACGCGATCGCCCCTCTACCCGCCATGACGACCGCGCGCGCGACGCCTACCGCTATCCCTACCGGGGCGCGGTGGTCCCGCGGATCCCGCCCGGACACCGGGTCTATACCTACCGCGGCCATCCCTATCACTATCACGACGGTATCTGGTACCGGCCCTTCGGCAGCCGCTTCATGGTCGTGCTGCCGCCGGTCGGGCTGGTGGTGCCCATCCTCCCCTCGGGGGCGGTGGTGCTGACCATCGGTGGCATCCCCTACTACCGCTACGGCGACGTCTATTACGTGCATGAGCACGACGGCTACCGGGTGGTCGATCCCCCCGAGAGCGCCACGTCGGCGCCGGCCGCTGGCTCGGACGAACTGTTCGTCTATCCGCGCAACGGGCAGAGCGGCAAGACCCAGGCCACCGACCGCTTCGAGTGCCATGAATGGGCCTCGGGCCAGACCGGCTACGATCCGACCCTCAGCGGCGGCGGGGTGGGCGAGGACGCGCGCAGCGCGCGCCGGGCCGACTACCTGCGCGCCATGACCGCCTGTCTGGAGGGGCGCGGCTACAGCGTCCGCTGA
- a CDS encoding M14 family metallopeptidase encodes MLERLDQPLCITLAGADPRRTRVLVTLLHGNEPSGFIALHRWLREGKRPATHVVCLIASVAAAQLAPRFSHRTVPGARDLNRCFRPPFDIDPPGHLARRLLEVIGSVAPEAVVDVHNTSGAGPSFAVSISADERHRTLASLFTRRLVHTDLRLGALMEISEHLVPTVTIECGGRLDDAAHTVAWAGIDHFFTRDELWADIPDPGAIEVMHNPVRLELTEACTLAYDRAPRTDVPLTLRADIEHLNFGITPAGTHLGWVRGAGLRDLFVARNTAHTCVLEDLLCLVGGELRTRRPLKLFMITTHPGIARSDCLFYAVQDDGRELVPRRTEPEDAV; translated from the coding sequence TTGCTCGAACGCCTCGACCAGCCGCTGTGCATCACCCTCGCCGGCGCCGATCCCCGACGCACCCGGGTGCTGGTGACCCTGCTGCACGGCAACGAACCGTCCGGTTTCATCGCCCTGCATCGCTGGCTGCGCGAGGGCAAGCGCCCGGCCACCCACGTGGTGTGCCTGATCGCCTCGGTGGCGGCGGCGCAGCTGGCGCCGCGCTTCTCCCATCGGACGGTGCCCGGCGCGCGCGACCTGAACCGCTGCTTCCGCCCGCCCTTCGACATCGACCCGCCCGGCCATCTGGCCCGACGCCTGCTCGAAGTGATCGGATCGGTGGCGCCGGAAGCGGTGGTGGACGTGCACAACACCTCGGGGGCGGGCCCCTCCTTCGCCGTCTCCATCAGCGCCGATGAGCGCCACCGGACGCTGGCGTCGCTGTTCACCCGCCGCCTGGTGCACACCGACCTGCGCCTCGGCGCGCTCATGGAGATCAGCGAACACCTCGTCCCTACCGTGACCATCGAGTGTGGCGGCCGGCTCGACGACGCCGCCCACACGGTCGCCTGGGCGGGCATCGACCACTTCTTCACCCGCGACGAGCTGTGGGCGGACATACCCGACCCCGGCGCCATCGAGGTGATGCACAACCCGGTGCGCCTGGAACTGACCGAGGCGTGCACGCTGGCCTACGATCGGGCGCCGCGCACCGACGTGCCCCTCACCCTGCGCGCGGACATCGAGCATCTGAACTTCGGCATCACCCCGGCCGGCACGCATCTGGGCTGGGTGCGCGGCGCGGGCCTGCGCGATCTGTTCGTGGCGCGCAACACGGCGCACACCTGCGTGCTCGAGGATCTGCTCTGCCTGGTCGGCGGCGAGTTGCGCACCCGCCGGCCGCTGAAGCTGTTCATGATCACCACCCACCCCGGCATCGCCCGCTCGGACTGCCTGTTCTACGCGGTGCAGGACGACGGGCGCGAGCTCGTGCCGAGGCGCACCGAGCCCGAGGACGCGGTCTGA